In one Thermanaerovibrio velox DSM 12556 genomic region, the following are encoded:
- a CDS encoding metallophosphoesterase family protein encodes MTFRSYPPGVRRGFYRLLLTLVWVLSWTSFGLPAHGAPSWGGLNGRAVEEITSSPAGPHVSFLVVGDTRGPGSRFGFLVPQMRDDKGEFLIHLGDLTNRGTHKEYQEALGHLRGVKKPFLVVVGNHELVDRGRPRFEGIFGSRRDIWFRRGDVLFLLLDNADGSPLPKERLERIKGVLSSDAPVKLVFMHQPLEDPRGEGFRHAMDPKGAAELLEVFKSTGVSHIFASHVHGFFQGHWGGIPFTVSGGGGAKLYSSDPDHGFYHYHRVTAGPEGVAVETVPMGGYVR; translated from the coding sequence ATGACCTTTAGATCTTATCCCCCCGGTGTCCGCAGGGGGTTTTATCGTCTTTTACTCACCCTAGTATGGGTCCTCTCCTGGACCTCCTTCGGACTTCCCGCCCATGGGGCTCCTTCCTGGGGGGGATTGAACGGCAGGGCGGTGGAGGAGATAACCTCGTCCCCGGCGGGACCTCACGTGTCGTTCCTGGTGGTGGGGGACACCAGGGGGCCGGGGAGCCGCTTCGGCTTTCTGGTGCCTCAGATGAGGGATGACAAGGGGGAGTTCCTGATACATCTTGGGGACCTCACTAACCGGGGGACCCATAAGGAGTATCAGGAGGCCCTGGGGCACCTCCGGGGGGTTAAAAAGCCGTTCCTGGTGGTGGTGGGCAACCACGAGCTGGTTGACCGCGGCAGGCCCAGGTTTGAGGGCATCTTTGGCTCCCGGCGGGACATCTGGTTCAGGCGTGGGGACGTGCTGTTCCTCCTCCTTGACAACGCGGACGGAAGTCCCCTGCCCAAGGAGAGGCTGGAGCGGATAAAAGGGGTCTTGTCCTCGGACGCGCCGGTGAAGCTGGTGTTCATGCACCAGCCCCTGGAGGACCCCCGGGGGGAGGGGTTCAGGCACGCCATGGACCCCAAAGGGGCGGCGGAGCTGCTCGAGGTTTTCAAGTCCACCGGGGTGAGCCACATATTCGCAAGCCACGTGCACGGCTTCTTCCAAGGGCATTGGGGGGGCATTCCTTTTACCGTATCCGGGGGTGGTGGGGCTAAGCTCTACAGCAGTGATCCCGACCACGGGTTCTACCACTATCACCGGGTGACCGCGGGTCCCGAGGGGGTTGCGGTTGAGACGGTTCCAATGGGGGGGTATGTGAGATGA
- a CDS encoding MFS transporter translates to MMGLNSSEGRRNGAVMLYLLLLAAYFMSNFFRISPAVLLPRLAREMGMTAAVTGFISSLFFYAYGGVQPLCGALNDRYGPMRTGALGMALCALGTFMFSFADSPASLGIARLLTGLGLGPIFSGVLVHQAHGFPKERYAALTGITIAVGNLGAVISVAPLGMSLDKLGRFNTFIILGTISLAVAAAMWLCRSRDLVVGQSPRGTSMLKGLKDGMALLLKGHRGIKAATLMWASTVGLQISLQGLWAVAWFEEAYRCGTGPARNWATLIGVGMMAGTLLGGRLASLARGRTWVLASFGGAIAASWALFLAVMHLKAPLPLAGAAGALIGVTSGVGVVAANSAINDLVDRDRIGALIGAANMTVFAFVILSQWGSGVLIEAFGGQSSLGFLKTYGALTTLLTLCMLPILTVKSFRR, encoded by the coding sequence ATGATGGGATTGAACAGCTCGGAAGGACGCCGAAACGGGGCGGTCATGCTGTACCTTCTGCTTCTTGCCGCCTACTTCATGTCCAACTTCTTCAGGATATCCCCGGCGGTGCTCCTCCCAAGGCTCGCCAGGGAGATGGGGATGACCGCCGCAGTCACGGGCTTCATATCAAGCCTCTTCTTCTACGCCTACGGGGGGGTACAACCCCTGTGCGGGGCCCTGAACGACCGGTACGGCCCCATGAGGACCGGGGCCCTAGGGATGGCCCTGTGCGCATTGGGCACCTTCATGTTCTCCTTCGCGGACAGCCCCGCCTCCCTTGGCATCGCCAGGCTCCTCACCGGTCTGGGGCTCGGACCCATCTTCTCCGGCGTCCTGGTTCACCAGGCCCATGGGTTCCCCAAGGAACGCTACGCCGCACTGACCGGCATAACCATAGCGGTGGGCAACCTGGGGGCGGTGATATCCGTAGCACCCCTGGGGATGAGCCTGGACAAGCTGGGACGTTTCAACACCTTCATCATCCTTGGCACCATCAGCCTCGCGGTGGCCGCCGCCATGTGGCTCTGCCGCTCCAGAGACCTGGTGGTAGGACAAAGCCCCAGGGGGACGTCCATGCTCAAAGGGCTCAAGGATGGGATGGCCCTGCTGCTAAAAGGCCACAGGGGCATAAAAGCCGCCACCCTGATGTGGGCATCCACGGTGGGGTTGCAGATATCCCTCCAGGGGCTGTGGGCGGTGGCGTGGTTCGAGGAGGCCTATCGCTGCGGAACGGGCCCCGCCAGGAACTGGGCCACCCTGATAGGGGTGGGCATGATGGCGGGCACGCTCCTCGGCGGACGGCTTGCCTCCCTTGCAAGGGGGCGTACCTGGGTTCTAGCCTCCTTCGGAGGCGCCATCGCCGCCTCCTGGGCCCTCTTCCTGGCGGTGATGCACCTCAAGGCCCCGCTCCCACTGGCGGGGGCCGCAGGAGCCCTAATAGGCGTCACCTCCGGCGTGGGGGTCGTGGCGGCCAACTCCGCCATAAACGACCTGGTTGACAGGGACCGCATAGGGGCCCTCATCGGAGCCGCCAACATGACGGTCTTCGCCTTCGTCATCCTCTCCCAGTGGGGCTCCGGGGTGCTCATAGAGGCCTTCGGAGGACAGTCATCCCTGGGGTTCCTCAAGACCTACGGGGCACTAACAACGCTCCTAACCCTATGCATGCTGCCGATCCTGACGGTGAAATCCTTCCGGCGCTGA
- a CDS encoding molybdopterin-dependent oxidoreductase, with the protein MEPKCVLSACAFDCPDACGFAFDPASGEVRGRVDHPYTGGFVCHKLRGFLSQVGKREGRLTKPLLRDGGVLREVSWDRGLSVFASKLSEAVRKDPRRVLWATGSGNLRLDNRAFDLFSRALGGFTGLKGSLCGGEGGAGLAESYRVRRHVPPEEVLRSRRVILWGRNVAETNVHFVPLLAKARSLGVRVGYVDVRPTRTDGMADVKWTVRPGADLPLVLYLCGRIMESGVCSVEGSEGFEEFASLVRGVSRDQVLGVSGLSEEALEDMVRFLLGDGPLSVWAGWAVQRRVGGDLLMRGLDAMVFLLGSQDVPGGGMVFSADDEAPVPSDLVGDCFGRWAPRPSVGRFIGDAKEPPVEVAVFSRCNPVTQSQDAGTLEEVLKGEGLFSVCLDWRLSATARRCSLVIPVAPFPEQPKGVVFSYWHDLIQLVNPLWEVSGGPVPYEGEVLDRLLVLLGERPAVVSAAERVVRSVLSAPGLVEVAEGIWRFPHPRRHQGVFRFPGGKDLTLRFWELGVPKGIDLFELITPHRHDGVNGWALSEWAGGGDGPWACLSPGELRALGIAQGDEGWLESPFGRARVRFSSLDGLANGVCMVFSGQEGVNRLIGPNITPRWNTRLSEAMVRVRREG; encoded by the coding sequence TTGGAGCCTAAGTGTGTCTTGTCCGCCTGCGCGTTCGACTGTCCGGACGCCTGCGGTTTTGCGTTCGACCCTGCTAGCGGGGAGGTTCGGGGCCGGGTGGATCATCCCTACACCGGCGGGTTCGTGTGTCACAAGCTCAGGGGTTTCTTGAGCCAGGTTGGGAAGCGGGAGGGGAGGCTGACTAAGCCCCTTTTGAGGGATGGGGGTGTGCTTAGGGAGGTATCCTGGGACAGGGGGCTGTCGGTGTTTGCGTCAAAGCTTTCCGAGGCGGTGAGGAAGGACCCGAGGCGGGTTCTTTGGGCCACCGGTTCCGGCAACCTGAGGCTTGACAACCGGGCCTTTGACCTGTTCTCCCGGGCCCTCGGGGGGTTCACCGGTCTTAAGGGGTCCTTGTGCGGCGGTGAGGGGGGAGCCGGGCTTGCGGAATCCTACCGGGTGAGGCGCCATGTGCCGCCGGAGGAGGTGCTGCGGAGCAGGCGTGTGATCTTGTGGGGTCGGAACGTGGCGGAGACCAACGTCCACTTCGTGCCCCTATTGGCAAAGGCCAGGTCCTTGGGGGTGAGGGTTGGGTATGTGGACGTGAGGCCCACCAGGACCGATGGCATGGCGGATGTGAAGTGGACGGTGCGCCCCGGGGCAGACCTTCCGTTGGTTCTTTACCTTTGCGGAAGGATCATGGAGAGCGGGGTCTGTTCGGTGGAGGGATCCGAGGGCTTTGAGGAGTTCGCCTCCCTGGTCCGGGGTGTTTCGAGGGACCAGGTTCTGGGCGTCTCGGGCTTGTCGGAGGAGGCGCTGGAGGATATGGTGCGGTTCCTCTTGGGGGATGGTCCCTTGAGCGTCTGGGCTGGATGGGCGGTTCAGCGGCGGGTTGGCGGGGACCTTTTGATGCGGGGGTTGGACGCCATGGTTTTCCTGTTGGGAAGCCAGGACGTGCCCGGGGGTGGCATGGTGTTCAGCGCCGACGACGAGGCCCCGGTGCCATCGGACCTTGTGGGGGACTGCTTCGGCAGGTGGGCCCCCAGGCCTTCGGTGGGTCGGTTCATAGGGGACGCGAAGGAGCCCCCGGTGGAGGTGGCGGTGTTCTCCCGGTGCAACCCGGTGACCCAGTCCCAGGATGCGGGGACGTTGGAGGAGGTCCTCAAGGGGGAAGGACTGTTCAGCGTCTGCCTTGACTGGAGGCTTTCCGCCACCGCCAGGCGCTGTTCCCTGGTGATACCGGTGGCCCCCTTCCCGGAGCAGCCGAAGGGAGTGGTCTTCAGCTACTGGCACGATCTGATCCAGTTGGTGAACCCCCTCTGGGAAGTTTCGGGAGGGCCGGTGCCCTACGAGGGGGAGGTCTTGGATCGGCTCTTGGTTCTTCTGGGGGAGAGGCCCGCGGTGGTTTCCGCCGCGGAGCGGGTGGTGAGGTCGGTCCTGTCCGCCCCCGGCCTTGTGGAGGTGGCGGAGGGGATTTGGCGCTTCCCGCATCCCCGGCGTCATCAGGGGGTTTTCAGGTTTCCCGGTGGGAAGGATCTGACCTTAAGGTTTTGGGAGCTGGGTGTTCCCAAGGGGATTGACCTCTTTGAGTTGATAACCCCCCACCGGCACGACGGGGTGAACGGTTGGGCCCTTTCGGAGTGGGCTGGAGGCGGGGATGGCCCTTGGGCCTGCCTTTCTCCCGGTGAGTTGAGGGCCCTCGGCATTGCCCAGGGGGACGAGGGTTGGCTCGAGTCCCCCTTCGGTCGGGCACGGGTCCGCTTCTCATCGCTGGATGGGCTTGCCAATGGGGTGTGCATGGTCTTTTCCGGCCAGGAGGGGGTCAACCGCCTTATAGGTCCCAATATAACCCCTAGGTGGAACACCAGGCTATCCGAGGCCATGGTGAGGGTGAGGAGGGAAGGCTAG
- a CDS encoding HDOD domain-containing protein, whose product MGLVSLENLRPGMVLASPLKAPDGRVMLGAGVEIKEGHIKMFRVWGIPWADVEGEEDQSIREEAQSREEALSAARDVVMRWFKPSHPLEEELFHLAVENAARRLLEEGALPPGWIPSPPKEQPKLNLGELGVGLPAMLHLVRQQVRLSSFPAIYFKLREVIDSPVSSAAKIAEVVSKDPALTVRLLRLVNSSYYGFPKRIDSIQRAVAIVGTNQLTALAMAVSAMGAFRGVPSSRMDVGAFWEHSVACAVTARVIAFTLKMPNEEQFFLSGLLHDIGRLVLFSKVPWVMKSLMEGALFEGVPTYVLEGRHLGFDHGRLGERLLKEWNIPDFIRVLVGGHHDPMGCDMPREASVVHLADAVALAMRWGSSGSSLTPPVDPAVPRMLELPPEGLPVVVSQAARQIAEIRRIFLI is encoded by the coding sequence GTGGGGCTGGTCTCCCTGGAGAACCTAAGGCCCGGAATGGTACTGGCGTCCCCCCTTAAAGCCCCGGACGGCAGGGTCATGCTGGGGGCGGGGGTGGAGATAAAAGAGGGCCACATTAAGATGTTCAGGGTATGGGGGATACCCTGGGCGGACGTGGAGGGGGAGGAGGACCAGTCGATCCGGGAGGAGGCTCAAAGCCGTGAGGAGGCCCTCTCCGCCGCCCGGGATGTGGTGATGCGGTGGTTTAAGCCGTCGCACCCCCTGGAGGAGGAGCTCTTTCACCTGGCGGTGGAGAACGCGGCCCGGAGGCTTTTGGAGGAGGGGGCTCTCCCGCCCGGTTGGATCCCCTCTCCTCCCAAGGAGCAGCCCAAGCTGAACCTGGGGGAGCTGGGGGTTGGGCTGCCCGCCATGCTGCACCTGGTGAGGCAGCAGGTGAGGCTCTCCTCGTTCCCCGCCATATACTTCAAGCTCCGGGAGGTCATAGACTCCCCAGTGAGCTCCGCGGCGAAGATAGCGGAGGTGGTGAGCAAGGACCCGGCGCTGACGGTTCGGCTGCTGCGGCTGGTTAACAGCTCCTACTACGGCTTTCCAAAGCGGATAGATTCCATTCAGAGGGCGGTGGCGATAGTTGGTACCAACCAGCTCACCGCCCTTGCGATGGCGGTGAGTGCCATGGGGGCTTTCCGGGGGGTTCCCTCCTCCAGGATGGATGTGGGGGCCTTCTGGGAACACTCGGTGGCCTGTGCTGTCACCGCCAGGGTGATAGCCTTCACCCTTAAGATGCCGAACGAGGAGCAGTTCTTCCTGTCCGGGCTGCTCCACGACATAGGCCGGCTGGTCCTTTTCTCCAAGGTCCCCTGGGTGATGAAGTCCCTGATGGAGGGGGCCCTTTTCGAGGGGGTCCCCACCTACGTGCTTGAGGGGAGGCACCTGGGCTTTGACCACGGGCGCCTTGGGGAGCGGCTTCTGAAGGAGTGGAACATACCGGACTTCATAAGGGTTCTCGTGGGGGGGCATCACGACCCCATGGGATGTGACATGCCTAGGGAGGCGTCGGTGGTTCACCTTGCGGACGCGGTGGCCCTTGCCATGCGCTGGGGGAGCTCCGGATCGAGCCTTACCCCTCCAGTGGATCCGGCGGTTCCAAGGATGTTGGAGCTTCCGCCCGAGGGGCTGCCCGTGGTGGTGTCCCAGGCGGCCCGGCAGATCGCGGAGATACGAAGGATCTTCCTTATTTAG
- a CDS encoding C45 family autoproteolytic acyltransferase/hydolase, with product MTYRRQDVGVFKVISLEGSWRDMGRAYGESMRQELLDFYRLGVEEHLMGQLGRSQEDLKALGGGFFRCYPHRFKEFVRGMAEGSGMELWRHLALGALEVAAVESLVGHCSCVAAWGEYTGGGPLVVGRNYDYLPRFKDYGRFINALCLRPADGSVPVCIVGYIGTFYVTTALNGAGLFLELNNGMPSGGDLWYQNRIPNTLSLLSFLLDSSSLEEMEAHFLSVRAAFASVVTVCDEDLARCYEWPVFDVKSSPVVRPGLLVATNHFTNPNWGLPEPRDERSWYSVTRRNNLINLADNLKGGIDEDVMREILDTRIEDLGATSDYTVYQVVGSPKNRRLWLKVPHLTGWTRLDLAEHLGV from the coding sequence ATGACCTATAGGAGGCAGGACGTGGGGGTCTTCAAGGTTATATCCCTGGAGGGATCATGGAGGGACATGGGCAGGGCCTATGGGGAGTCGATGAGGCAGGAGCTCTTGGACTTCTACCGTCTCGGGGTGGAGGAGCATCTTATGGGGCAGCTTGGCAGGTCCCAGGAGGATCTTAAGGCCCTTGGAGGGGGTTTCTTCCGCTGCTATCCCCACCGGTTTAAGGAGTTCGTCCGCGGCATGGCGGAGGGATCCGGGATGGAGCTGTGGCGTCACCTGGCCCTCGGGGCCCTGGAGGTGGCGGCGGTGGAGTCCCTGGTTGGGCACTGTTCCTGCGTGGCCGCCTGGGGGGAGTACACCGGCGGCGGTCCCTTGGTGGTGGGGCGCAACTACGACTACCTGCCTAGGTTCAAGGATTATGGAAGGTTCATAAACGCCCTTTGTCTTAGGCCGGCGGACGGTTCGGTGCCGGTATGCATCGTGGGGTACATAGGCACCTTTTACGTTACCACCGCCCTCAACGGGGCTGGGTTGTTCCTGGAGCTCAACAACGGCATGCCCTCCGGCGGGGACCTCTGGTACCAGAACAGGATACCGAACACCCTTTCTCTCCTCTCTTTCCTGCTGGACTCCTCAAGCCTAGAGGAGATGGAGGCTCACTTCCTGTCGGTCCGGGCGGCGTTCGCGTCGGTGGTGACCGTATGTGACGAGGATCTGGCCCGCTGCTACGAGTGGCCGGTTTTCGACGTGAAGTCCTCCCCCGTGGTCAGGCCCGGTCTCCTGGTGGCCACCAACCACTTCACCAACCCCAACTGGGGTCTGCCGGAGCCTCGGGATGAACGCAGCTGGTACAGCGTGACCAGGAGGAACAACCTTATAAACCTGGCGGACAACCTGAAGGGCGGTATAGACGAGGACGTGATGAGGGAGATCCTGGACACCCGGATCGAGGATCTGGGGGCCACCTCCGACTACACCGTTTATCAGGTGGTGGGGTCTCCCAAGAACCGGCGGCTTTGGCTTAAGGTGCCGCATCTCACCGGCTGGACCAGGCTGGACCTTGCGGAGCATCTGGGGGTATAG
- a CDS encoding methyl-accepting chemotaxis protein, which yields MLRFLRSFSVAFRVWALVVIGCLGLASMGAVLFWKLGGAKEVARAMYQVGGVGLFHAGEAKFNLAAGEIGLYRGLMVQGAEREACFAEGRRALGAALESLKAYEGTIELDQRSREAHKEAVEALKGMMDVLDEASRLSDGDVQAFLAQARGRTERAVAAMAALEEGAKRVLDQENAKVEEESRRAYRIGWAVALSVLVLELLLAVATALSITRPLRELGGAVKHMAEELDLSFKAPDRFKDEIGELYTNVEYLCGRVGGALLEIRSLACGVSGEAESFSAMAEETNAAVQETRASADMSISGLEDLASGAEEINASVEEVASAASLAATKSTEVAEQVVKAKEQQDAGMGFVRQAVESIVTVADKARSSMEMVEKLHERAKAIQTIVSQIGGIADQTNLLALNAAIEAARAGEHGRGFAVVAEEVRKLAEESAQAARSISDIAEAISRDLNVVVESVEENAKGADEVEALSRKVLEAFEVINQSLNGISMAAQDMAATAEEEAASAQEIASAVQAMTERIREVAQSAEVVKHQMGDVGSAAEQVAQGAVSLTELVRRINVELDRFRVEEGAKGRDSVPALVGSAVPLPA from the coding sequence ATGCTCCGGTTTCTTCGCAGTTTCTCGGTGGCTTTCAGGGTATGGGCCTTGGTGGTGATAGGCTGTTTGGGTTTGGCTTCCATGGGGGCCGTCCTCTTTTGGAAGCTTGGGGGGGCGAAGGAAGTGGCCCGCGCCATGTACCAGGTGGGGGGTGTGGGCCTTTTCCACGCCGGGGAGGCGAAGTTCAACCTTGCTGCGGGGGAGATAGGCCTTTACAGGGGCCTCATGGTTCAAGGTGCGGAGAGGGAGGCCTGCTTCGCCGAGGGCCGAAGGGCCCTGGGGGCTGCGTTGGAGTCCTTGAAGGCCTACGAGGGGACCATTGAACTGGACCAGCGTTCCCGGGAGGCCCACAAGGAGGCGGTGGAGGCCCTCAAGGGCATGATGGATGTTCTGGACGAGGCCTCCAGGCTTTCGGACGGGGACGTCCAAGCCTTCCTTGCCCAGGCTAGGGGGAGGACCGAGAGGGCCGTGGCGGCCATGGCGGCCCTTGAGGAGGGGGCTAAGAGGGTCCTGGACCAGGAGAACGCCAAGGTGGAGGAGGAGTCCCGGAGGGCTTATAGGATCGGCTGGGCGGTGGCACTTTCCGTGCTCGTCCTGGAGCTGCTCCTCGCGGTGGCGACCGCCCTTTCCATAACCAGGCCTCTTAGGGAGCTTGGGGGCGCGGTGAAGCACATGGCGGAGGAACTGGATCTGTCCTTTAAGGCCCCCGACCGGTTTAAGGATGAGATAGGGGAGTTGTACACCAACGTGGAGTACCTCTGCGGCCGGGTGGGGGGAGCCCTTTTGGAAATTCGGTCCTTGGCCTGTGGGGTGAGCGGTGAGGCGGAGAGCTTCTCCGCCATGGCGGAGGAGACCAACGCGGCGGTTCAGGAGACCAGGGCCAGCGCGGATATGTCCATATCCGGCCTTGAGGACCTGGCGTCCGGCGCGGAGGAGATAAACGCCAGCGTGGAGGAGGTGGCCTCTGCGGCGTCCCTTGCGGCCACCAAGAGCACCGAGGTGGCGGAGCAGGTGGTTAAGGCGAAGGAGCAGCAGGACGCGGGGATGGGCTTTGTGAGGCAGGCGGTGGAGTCCATAGTGACCGTGGCGGACAAGGCCAGGAGCTCCATGGAGATGGTGGAGAAGCTGCACGAGCGGGCCAAGGCCATCCAGACCATAGTGTCTCAGATAGGTGGGATAGCGGACCAGACGAACCTGTTGGCGCTGAACGCCGCCATAGAGGCCGCCCGGGCGGGGGAGCACGGCCGGGGCTTCGCGGTGGTGGCGGAGGAGGTTCGCAAGCTGGCGGAGGAGTCCGCCCAGGCGGCGAGGAGCATATCGGACATAGCGGAGGCCATATCCAGGGATCTCAACGTGGTGGTGGAGTCCGTGGAGGAGAACGCCAAGGGGGCCGACGAGGTGGAGGCGCTTTCCCGGAAGGTTTTGGAGGCCTTTGAGGTGATAAACCAGAGCCTGAACGGCATATCCATGGCGGCCCAGGACATGGCGGCCACCGCGGAGGAGGAGGCCGCAAGCGCCCAGGAGATAGCCTCTGCGGTCCAGGCCATGACGGAGAGGATAAGGGAGGTTGCCCAGTCGGCGGAAGTGGTGAAGCACCAGATGGGTGACGTGGGCTCTGCGGCGGAGCAGGTGGCCCAGGGGGCGGTCAGCCTTACCGAGCTGGTGCGGAGGATAAACGTTGAGCTGGACCGCTTCAGGGTTGAGGAGGGAGCCAAGGGCAGGGATTCCGTCCCGGCCCTTGTGGGATCTGCGGTGCCGCTACCTGCCTAG
- a CDS encoding diguanylate cyclase — protein MNTSTRMLELERRFRLLEEERERVNRILAVAVGLVPASVGDEDGVERIIVRAADRARSLIKISRWSCRLFSDDGLELYRAAGDEGDLDFQGVLEALSSDGTLAWALTHPHPMFLSLPQGNFLVAALSTPSRIMGVFLASLEETPEEVPEIGVAFFRALMSYAAVSIQNTMRLEEVRSLNRRLEDNVQRLEETKRALEEANRLKDAFLAHIGHEIRNPLGGIIGLLRGMWEEALPVGYRDRLEVLLSECETLNSLLDDLLDYSKLEAGRLDVLNVPYSPVELMESLGASFGLRAKDKGLEFRFFHDRLPDRVMGDPRRIRQVLVNLLSNSLKFTRRGHISLSGWASDGKLYFAVEDSGEGMDQEQLEQLFVPFAGSSSGIGLGLCLSKGLVNRMGGDINVRSRRGHGTAFTVELPLSGAVGTGCPLEGLKGLVVDDNNTSLAAACGVLRECGVEAMGVASPEEAIQIAAGEEFDFILMDLNLPAFDGLTLLRRLREVSSAKIVGLTAGVGQEEEDRFIREGLLMVLRKPLDLGELAWALRQGVPPQADLRSDLLETFRSDMARLEGVLLESFRQGDEDLFLKTVHEFKGAALSFGQWKGSGMSHFRVPMGVSVRFRDVEFPEGMRMLVADDSRSSREGLERIFAPRGIRVFPVSDGEEALKVLLSGAVDVALVDCMMPRMDGVEVIRRLREAEADSERYTYVIMITVRDTKEDLVRAMASGADDYVVKPFDPDDLTLRVLSGTRVMEVQRKLRFLARHDPLTGLYNRAALLEMEEREISRALREGANLSVAMMDIDRFKAVNDRYGHLAGDEVLRQLSCRVKGLIRPYDILGRYGGEEFLMVLPGASIDGALRLCERVRRGIELAPVEYQGELIPVTASFGVAQFREGMSLDRLNDDADQALYRAKGEGRNRVVAFEG, from the coding sequence ATGAACACCTCTACTAGGATGTTGGAGCTGGAGAGGCGGTTTCGGCTTCTCGAGGAGGAGCGGGAGCGGGTAAACCGCATACTGGCGGTGGCGGTGGGGTTGGTCCCCGCATCGGTAGGGGACGAGGACGGGGTTGAGAGGATAATAGTGCGGGCCGCTGACAGGGCGAGATCCCTGATAAAGATCAGCCGCTGGAGCTGCCGGCTCTTCTCCGATGATGGGCTTGAGCTTTACAGGGCCGCCGGGGATGAGGGGGATCTGGACTTCCAAGGGGTGCTGGAGGCCTTGAGCTCCGACGGCACCCTTGCGTGGGCCCTGACTCATCCGCATCCCATGTTCCTGTCCCTCCCCCAGGGCAACTTCCTGGTGGCGGCCCTCAGTACCCCCTCCAGGATAATGGGGGTCTTCTTGGCGTCCCTGGAGGAGACCCCTGAGGAGGTGCCGGAGATAGGGGTGGCGTTCTTCAGGGCCTTGATGTCCTACGCCGCCGTATCCATTCAGAACACCATGAGGCTTGAGGAGGTGCGGTCCCTAAACCGGCGTCTGGAGGACAACGTGCAGCGGCTGGAGGAGACCAAGCGGGCCCTGGAGGAGGCGAACCGGCTTAAGGATGCCTTCCTGGCCCACATAGGGCACGAGATCCGAAACCCCTTAGGGGGGATAATAGGGCTTCTCCGGGGCATGTGGGAGGAGGCCCTGCCCGTTGGTTACCGGGACAGGCTGGAGGTGCTCTTGAGCGAGTGCGAGACCCTCAACAGCCTGCTGGACGACCTCCTGGACTACTCGAAGCTCGAGGCTGGAAGGCTTGACGTCCTGAACGTCCCCTATTCTCCGGTGGAGCTTATGGAGTCCCTGGGGGCCTCCTTTGGTCTTAGGGCCAAGGACAAGGGGTTGGAGTTCCGGTTCTTCCACGATCGCCTTCCGGACAGGGTTATGGGGGATCCCAGGAGGATAAGGCAGGTGTTGGTCAACCTGCTATCAAACTCCCTCAAGTTCACCCGGCGGGGGCACATATCCCTCTCCGGATGGGCATCGGATGGCAAGCTGTACTTTGCGGTGGAGGACAGTGGGGAGGGGATGGACCAGGAGCAGCTGGAGCAGCTGTTCGTGCCATTTGCGGGCAGTTCCTCCGGCATCGGGCTTGGACTTTGCCTCTCGAAGGGGCTTGTGAACCGTATGGGGGGGGACATAAACGTCCGGTCCAGGAGGGGACATGGAACGGCGTTCACGGTGGAGCTCCCCTTGAGCGGCGCTGTGGGTACCGGATGTCCCCTGGAGGGTCTTAAGGGTCTGGTGGTGGACGACAACAACACCTCCCTTGCCGCCGCCTGTGGGGTTTTGCGGGAGTGTGGGGTTGAGGCAATGGGGGTGGCATCCCCGGAGGAGGCCATTCAGATCGCCGCCGGGGAGGAGTTCGACTTCATACTCATGGACCTTAACCTGCCGGCCTTTGACGGGCTCACCCTGTTGAGGCGTCTTAGGGAGGTCAGTTCCGCAAAGATAGTGGGGCTCACCGCCGGGGTTGGGCAGGAAGAGGAGGACCGCTTTATAAGGGAGGGGCTTCTGATGGTCCTACGGAAGCCCTTGGACCTGGGGGAGCTCGCCTGGGCTCTTAGGCAGGGGGTGCCCCCTCAGGCGGATCTTAGGTCGGACCTTTTGGAGACCTTCAGGTCCGACATGGCCCGTCTTGAGGGGGTTCTCTTGGAGTCCTTCCGGCAGGGGGATGAGGATCTGTTCCTCAAGACCGTTCACGAGTTCAAGGGGGCGGCGCTTTCCTTCGGCCAGTGGAAGGGATCTGGGATGAGCCATTTCAGGGTTCCCATGGGGGTGTCCGTGAGGTTCCGGGACGTGGAGTTCCCGGAGGGTATGAGGATGCTGGTGGCGGACGACAGCCGTTCCTCCCGGGAGGGACTTGAGCGGATATTCGCTCCCAGGGGGATAAGGGTTTTTCCCGTCTCCGACGGTGAGGAGGCCTTGAAGGTCCTGCTCTCCGGCGCCGTGGACGTGGCCCTGGTGGACTGCATGATGCCCCGTATGGATGGGGTGGAGGTGATTCGCCGCCTCCGGGAGGCCGAGGCGGACAGCGAGAGGTATACGTATGTGATCATGATAACCGTCAGGGACACCAAGGAGGACCTGGTGAGGGCCATGGCGTCCGGGGCGGACGACTACGTGGTGAAGCCCTTTGACCCGGACGACCTGACGTTGAGGGTTTTGTCCGGCACCAGGGTGATGGAGGTGCAGCGGAAGCTCCGGTTCCTCGCCCGGCATGATCCCCTCACCGGGCTCTACAACCGCGCGGCCTTGCTGGAGATGGAGGAGCGGGAGATTAGCAGGGCCCTTCGGGAGGGGGCGAATCTATCGGTGGCCATGATGGACATAGACCGCTTCAAGGCCGTAAACGACCGGTACGGTCATCTGGCGGGGGATGAGGTGCTTCGTCAGCTGTCCTGCCGGGTGAAGGGTCTCATAAGGCCCTACGACATCCTGGGGCGGTACGGTGGGGAGGAGTTCCTCATGGTCCTGCCTGGGGCGTCCATTGATGGGGCCCTGAGGCTTTGCGAGCGGGTGAGGCGGGGGATAGAGCTTGCCCCCGTGGAGTACCAGGGGGAGCTGATACCGGTCACCGCAAGCTTTGGGGTGGCCCAGTTCCGGGAGGGGATGTCCCTGGACCGGCTCAACGACGATGCGGACCAGGCCCTGTACCGGGCCAAGGGGGAGGGCAGGAACCGGGTTGTGGCCTTTGAGGGTTGA